The Streptomyces sp. RKND-216 genomic sequence GCCGGAGTTCTGGAGGATGTAGGTGGCTTGATTCAGGAAGGCGCTGACATCAACCCCCTTCTTCTGGAGGAAATCGAGGACGGCTCGGAAGACGCAGCGCTCCATCCACGCGACATGACGCCTGGCGTCGTCGTACTGCAGCATGTCGTCCATGCGACTACAGGAGTATGCCTCTCGCAGGCTTGCGGGGTCCTCCCTGTCTTCCTCCGGACGGGCACGGGTGAAAGGCCGGCGGAGACGACCGAGTAGCACGAACACGTCGAGAAGAGCATTGAGCGCCTCTTGAGCCTCTCGACGCGGCCCGCTGCGTCTCGCAGCCGCGAGCGCCTTCCTGAGCCGGGTGTTGACAGGGTTGACCACGTGCGGGCGCACTGTGATCCGGAGATAGTGGTGCTCGTATGCGAAACTGACGTAAAGTAGCGTGACCAGGTCTCCGTCCCAGGACACAATGCGCGTGCACAAGAGTCTGCGTGCCCGTTGAGTCTCCCGGGCCGCGCCCAACGATTGGGCACCGTCGGCAGCCAACGTCTGAAGAGAATCCCATTCGGCCTGACTGATCCGATCCCAGTCCGTCGCCGACACGGCTGCCACATCGAACGTATCGAGCCGGTTCTCAGGCTGGTAGTCCAACTGCGGGTCCAGCAACTTCTCGAGCTCTTCACCCACGTGGCGATGCAACTCGTCCGGAGTGAACGGCTCGAAACCACGGGTATTGCCGTGAACCATGTCGGCAACGCTTCGAAAAACCTGGCGAACGAGACGCTCCTCCTCTGTCTCGTTCTGCTTCACATCGGCCGGCACTGCCGGAGCCACATCGATGCCGATCGCGTGCTCCGACCAAAGCCGCCCCGCACCCACGACGGCATGGGTGGGCGACCGGTACCGGCGAAGGTTGAGACGGTAGGGAACCACACGGCCATCGCGGAATGGCGGTGAACGGTGGAGCGCCAGACGGCGCTTCCGCCCCACCCACCACCGCAGGTCCGAACCGGACCGCCGAGATGCCCACCGGCCGATCCGTACTTGACGGCGTGCACACATCCGGTCGATATAGCAGGCGGCCCACCCTCCGGCGAGGGCAGCCCCGGTGGCTGCAGTGAGGTCGAATCGGACGCCTGCGACGATAGTCCCGACCACGGCCACGCACAGCAGGAGCCGTCGAAGGTGAGTGAGTCCTTCCGCCGTCGCAGCCGTCTGAAGTACAGGAGTCAGGTGGAAGCCGTGCGGCGGCACCGGATGGCCAACCGCGATTCGGCGCCGCACCCAGCTCGCGTATTCGTGACCGAGCAGGATGCCCGGCTGATCCTTGTCAGCCGTGAGACGCCCAGCAATCTTCTTCAGCGCGGGCTTGCGCTTCACTCGCCGATGCGTGAGGACGATCCACAACACGCGCGGTGCGACACGCGCATAGCGCGAACAGATCCGGGCGACTGCAGCAACATGGTCGTGCCGCAAGTACGCAGCAGCACACAGCCAGCCGGCGACGTCGGACAGCGCATTCTCGGGAGATAGATCCTCAGTCGCGTCCCGCTGCTCGTGAGTGCCCGCCTCCTCCGGCGAGGAGGTTGGCCTCGGCATCGTGGGCGGCTTGCGGAGGCTGACTCGTGATCTCCTCTCACGCTCCGCCGCGAGCGCCTCGCCGTCGTCAATGCTCTCGAAACCGGTGCCGAGCCCCATCCCCCGCCTCTCGCAGTCCCCCGTGGCGGGCACCACGGTGCCCGCCACACGCCAGGGGAGGAAAGAGGGCAGAACACGGAAGCGGGCATTTTGCGCCACTCCGAGATTGTGACGGCCGTGCAGGCCGGGTCGAGCAGCACTCGTCTCTGTAGCCGACATCTTCGTAGATGCCAGCTACGTAGACGCCGGCTACAGAGACGTCTTCCACTGTCCAAGCCCGATCTCAGGTCGGGGTCAGCCGGGGGCCCAGATGTCCAGGGGGACGACGTCCACCGCGCGGCCGGCGGGGCTGATCAGGCGGCCCATCAGCTTGGTCTGCCGGAGCGCGATGGCACGGTCCACCAGGGTCAGTTCCGGCAGGTGCTCGGCGAGCTGTGCCTCCAGGCGCTGCACGTCGGCCACGGAACGCAGCCAGACGGTGAAGAGGAGGTTCTGCGGTCCGGTGACGGAGGCGCAGAGGCGGACCTCCGCCATGGACAGCAGGCCGCGTGCCGTCGCGGCAACCCGGTCGGCCGGGACCCTCGCCCACAGGGTGGCCGACACCGGCCACTCGGTGAGCTCGCGAGCGACCTCGCAGCGCAGTACGAGGTCGCGGGCCTCGATCAGCTGGTGGAGCCTGCGCCGCACCGTCGCCGCGCTCACGCCCGCCACTGCGGCCAGCTCCGACGCGGAGCGGCGTCCGTCGGCGGCGACGGCGGGAATCAGCGCACGGGTCACCGCGTCCGGGCGCAGGGTCGTACGGCCCACTGCGGGGCCCGGACCGGGGGCGGGGCCGGGCGCGGGCGCGGCGACCCGGAGGCGGCTCTGCTGCTGCTCGGTGAGGGCCCGCAGCCGCCATCGGCTGCCGTCGCCGAACACCTGGGTGGCCAGCTGGGCACGGGTCCCGACGACTCCCGGCAGCCGGGACATCCGGTCCAGGATGAGCCGTGACATGCCGGTGAGCCCGGGGGCGAAGACGGTGACCAGCAGGTCCCGGCCGCCCGCCATGTGCTCGACCGTGACGATCTGGGGTTCCCGCGCGAGGGCGTCGGCGACGGCCTCGACACGCCCGGCCCGGCAGTCGACCTCCACCAGCGCCACTTCGAGGCTCTTGCGCAGGAAGAGCCCGGGGTATGCGGTGATCCAGGCGCGCCCGGTGCCGCGCAGCCGCTCCCACCGGCGGGCCACGGTCACGGGATCCGCTCCGAGGACCTTGCCGAGCAGGCTCCAGGAGGCGCGGGGGGCCATCTGGAGCGCGTGGATCAGCGCTTCGTCGTGGGCGTTGAGAGGGCCGGCCGTCGGCCCGGGAGGGTGATCGGAGGTGTCCATATCCTGCATTCCGGCGTTGATTCTGCGGGATTCCTGCGATGTGCAGCTTAGACCTTCCCGTATCCGTCGCCACCCTCCACCTTTTCCTGCAACCCACGTGCTCCGGGGCACACGCCCCGGTCGGCGCGCCGCACTCCACCGACAGGGAGGGACACACCATGGCCGAAACCGGCTCGGTGTCCGCACAGGCGACAGCCGCACCGCCCGCGACGAAGGACTCGAGAACGGGGGGCGGGAACGGGCGGCGGGAGCTGCTGGCCGCCACCGTCGGCGGCGTCGTGGAGTCGTTCGACTGGACGATCTACGCCGTCCTCGCCCCGTACTTCGCCTCGGAGATGTTCCCCGGCGACGATCCGGTGGCCAAGCTGCTCGGCGCCTACCTGGGTTTCGCGGTCGGGTTCGTGGTGCGGCCCTTCGGGTCCTACGTCATCGGCCGGATCAGCGACCGGCGGGGGCGCCGCTTCGGTCTGATGCTGTCGATGATCCTCATCTCCTGTGCGTCGTTCCTGCTGGCCGCGCTGCCCACGGCAGCGCAGATCGGGGTGATGGCACCGCTCCTGCTGGTCGCGATCCGGTTGGTCCAGGGCCTGTCGATGGGCGGGGAGAACCCGAGCGTCGCCGCGTACGTCACCGAGACCGCGCCGAAGCGGCTCCGTTTCCTCTACAGCGGCATCAGCTACAGCGGCATCATCCTGGGCAACATCCTGTGCTTCGGCGTGCTGACGGTGATGCTGGCCGTGCTCGGCGAGGACGGCGTGGCGGACGGCGGCTGGCGCATCGGCTTCGTGGTGGCGGGACTCATGGGCCTGCTGTCGCTGTGGGTGCGGCGCACCGCGCAGGAGTCCGAGGAGTTCACAGCGGGGACGACGGACGCCCCGTCCGCGGTGGCGGCGGCGGAGCGGCGCGCGCTGTTCCGTACCTCGGCGCGGAACATGACCGCCGTGTTCCTCACGACGCTCGGCATCACGGTCAGCTACTACTTCGGCACCACCTACCTGCCGCAGTACGCCGAACGGCTCGGTCTCAGCTCCGGCGCGGAGGGCACGGCCGCCATGCTGGTGCCGCTCACGCTGCTGATCGTCGCGATGGCCGCGTCCGGCATCCTGGCGGACCGCGTCGGATCCACCCGGACCGTGCGCACCGGGCTGGGGCTCCTGGCCTTCTGCACCGTGCCCGTCTTCCAGGCGATGGAGGCCGAGGTGCTGCCGGTGTGGGTGGCGACGGTCCTGCACCTACTCTGCCTGGCCGCGCCGTTGGCGCTGTTCAACGTCTTCTTCGCCCGGCTGTTCCCGGTGCAGATCAGGGTGGTCGCGATGGGCCTGCCGTTCACGGCCGCCGTCGGGCTGTTCGGCGGCACGTTCCCGATGGTCGCGGAGGCACTCGCCGGCGCCGGGCACATCGCGATGGTGCCGTGGCTCGCGGCGGCGGCGTGCGCCGTCTCCTTCGCAGCGACCTTCCTCATCCGCCGCCCGGCGCACGCCTGACGGCCGGGCCCACCCGTACGAAGCGACTGGAGGCACACCATGAATCTGCGCGAGGACGCCGCCGCCGTCCAGGACGACCTGGTCCGGCTGCGGCGCGCCCTGCACCAGCACCCGGAGACCGGACTCGACCTCCCGCGCACCCAGGAGAAGGTGCTCGCCGAGATCGACGGGCTGGGCCTGGAGGTCACGACGGGACGGCGCCTCAGTTCCGTCACGGCGGTGCTGCGCGGGGCGCGGCCGGGGCCCACCGTGCTGCTGCGCGGGGACATGGACGCCCTGCCGGTCGAGGAGCGCACCGGACTGGACTACGCCTCCCGGACCGGGACCACGATGCACGCCTGCGGCCACGACCTGCACACGGCGATGCTGGCCGGGGCCGCGCGTCTGCTGGCCTCGCACCGGGACCGGCTGGCGGGCGACGTCGTCTTCATGTTCCAGCCGGGCGAGGAGGGGTTCGACGGGGCGCGGCTGATGGTCGAGGACGGTGTCCTGGACGCCTCGGGGACGCGCCCGGTCGCCGCCTACGCGGTGCACGTGCTGTCGGCGGGGCACGCCTCCGGCCGGTTCTTCACCCGCGGGGGGCCGGCGATGGCTGCGTCGAACGTGCTCACCGTGACCGTCCGGGGCGCGGGCGGGCACGGTTCGATGCCGCACCGCGCCGCCGACCCCGTGCCGGCGGCGTGCGAGATGGTGACCGCGCTGCAGACCTGGATCAGCCGCACCTTCGACGTCTTCGACCCGGTCGTGCTCACCGTCGGCAGCTTCCACGCGGGCACCAAGCAGAACGTGATTCCGGAATCCGCCACCTTCGAGGCGACGGTCCGCTCGTTCTCCCCCGCCACGCAGGCCCGGCTGAAGGACGGCACGGTCGAGCTGTGCCGAGGCATCGCCGCGGGTCACGGGCTGCGGGTGGACGCGGAGTTCACCGAGCTCTACCCCGTGACCGTCAACGACGCGCGGGAGGCGGCGTTCGTCGAGCGGACCGTCGCCGAGCTGCACGGCGAGGAGCGTTTCGAGCCGATGGCGCACCCGCTGGCCGGGGCCGAGGACTTCTCGCGGGTCCTGGACGAGGTGCCGGGGGCGATGACGATGCTCGGTGCCCCGCCCGCAGGGGCCGACCCGGAGTCCTCCGCGAACAACCACTCGCCGCACGCCGCGTTCGACGACGCGGTGCTGGCGGACGGTGCGGCGCTCTACGCGCGGCTGGCCCTGGACCGTACGGCCGCGGGAGTCTGACGCGGCGCGCCGTACGTCCGCGCCCGCGCCCGGGGCGTGCGCGGTCGTGTGGGAACGGCCGTCAGGTTGCCGTTCCCACACGAGTGGGGCGCGTTGGCCCCGGGCAGGTCGGTGAGGGTCAGGCGCAGGGTCCGAGGTCCTCCCAGACGCCCCACTCGCCGGTGGTGCCGGGTTCCTCGCCCTTGACCCACCATTTGGCGCGCCAGGTGTGGCCCTCCCAGGTGACGCGGTCGTCGCCGAGGTAGGTGGCCGTGGGGTTCCAGGCGGGCGCGGTGCAGTCGCCCGGGTCCGGGTCACCGGGGTCTCCCGGGTCGCCGCCGCCACCGATGTTGACGTCGATGCAGGCGTAGAAGGCGTTGGCCGTGTCGGCGATGTTCCAGACGGCGAGGACCTTCTGCTGCCCGGAGATTCCGCCGAAGTCGACCCGGTGGGTGACGGTGGCGCCGGGCTGCGCGCCGCCGTCGTTGAACTCGGCGATCTTCTGCCCGCCGACGAAGTACTGCCAGGTGCTGGTGGCGTGGCGGGCGGTCAGGGTCCACGAGAAGTGCGTCGAGCTGCTGACCGGGGTGACGCGCCAGCCCTTGCCGTCGTCGTCGAGTTCGGCGAACTGCTGGTTCCCGCCGCTGCAGCTGCGCAGGCCCTTGGGTCCCTCGACGCTCTGCGGCTCGTACTTGATCTGGCCGCACTCGACGTCGCCTGCCGCGCACTGGGCCTGGCGGCTGGGGGGCGTGGAGACGTAGCCGTGCGCGCTGGCCGTCTGGGCGGGGAGGCTCACCGCGAGCAGGGGTGCGATGCCCGCACCGATCACGGCCGCCAGTCTTCGCTTCGGGTTCATGCCGACTCCTTCGCTGTCGAGGACGCACAGGCCAGGGGGTGGGGGCGAAGCGGGTCCGCAGGAGCAGCCAAAGGAACAGACCAACCTCGCCGCTGGTCTAGACCTTAATGATTGTCCGGGGCCCGTCAAGAGGTACGGCGCGGATCGCGGAAGCCCCGGAATAGACCCCGGTCCTCGGACGTTGGCGTCCGCATGACGTTCTCCGTGCCGGTCACCGTGCGTGGCTACGAACTCGACACCCAGGGGCACCTCAACCAGGCCGTCTACCTCCAGTACGCCGAGCACGCACGGTGGGAACTGCTGCGGGCGGCCGGGCTGCCGCAGGACAAGCTCCTGGCGGACGGGGTCGGGCCGGTGGCGCTGGAGACCACGCTGAAGTTCCGGCGTGAGCTCTGCGGCGGCGACGACGTGCGGGTCACCTGCGGGTTCGAGTTCACCCGGAGCCGGACGTTCCGCATCCGGCAGGAGATCCTGACCGTGGACGGCGCCGTGGCCGCGGAGGTGACGGCCCTCGCCGGCATCCTCGACCTCGCCACGCGCAAGCTCGTCCCCGACCCGGCCGAACGGCTGCGGTCGCTGGCCGACCAGGCCGACCTGCTGGGCTGAACGCGCCCCGGACGCGCCGCGGGACACACAGTCGCGCGCCGGAGGGTGGGGCGGCTGGACCCGGGGGGCGGCGGCACGGCCATACTGTCTCCCGTGGAGCAACGACCTGAATCCCCCGAACCGGCCGTGCTCAGCGCCGGCACGGACCCGACGCACATCCCCGGCCTGCCCGGACCGGCCACCGCGGCGGCGGAGCGGCAGCAGTCCCCCGACGCGTCGGTGGCGGAGGCTGAGCCCGCCACCGACGGCGGACCGGACGACGAGCCGCAGGCGCAGGAGCCGCCCCGGACCGGCGACTCCCCCGGCGCGGCCCTCGACGAGGCCGAGGCGGACGACGAGGCGGGCGACGAGGCCGAGGCCGACGGCGAGACCGCGGACGCCGACGAACCGGCGGAACGCGACCCGCACGACGACGAAGAGCCGCCGGAAGGGCCCGCGTTCGAGGTGCGGGACCACCGGGGGGCGATCCTCGCGGACGGGCGCGGCGTGGTGTTCCGGCTGGACGACACCGAGGCGCGTTTCCGGTGGTCCGACATCGGCTCCGTCGAGATCGGCGCCTCCCGTTTCGCGAAGCGCTTCGAGGTCGCCGTCGGCACGCGGGACCCGCACCGCCGCTTCGACGCCGAGGTCATCGCGCCGACCCGCAAGACCCTCCAGCAGTGGACAGAGGACCTGGACGCCGTCCTCGACGCCTGGTTCGACGACGACCCGAAGTAGCCGGGTCCGCCGCCCGGCACAGCGGAGCCGCACACCGGGAACGAGATCACTCCGTTCCCGGTGGTGTAGGCTTCCCACGCCTGTCTCTGCTTCCTCCGGCACCTCACCGACGCGATGTTCGCGCAGGTCACGGCGGGGGCGGCGACTTCTTCTAGTGCTTCAGATCGAGAGGCACACAGCGCGGAGCCGATGCGGCCCCGTGCGAGGCCGGGGCACCTCCCGTGGATCTTTCGGGACGCCGTGGCCGGGTGTGTCTTCTCCCGCGCTGTCTGCTTGTCCGGACAGTTGAACGGGAGAGGACCCCGCCGTGATCAGTACACCGGTTCCGCCGGCCGCCCGCACGCGGCGCCGCCCCCGGCCCTGCCCGTTGCCCGGCTCCGCAAGCCACGGGGGGCGGCCCGTGCCCGCCTGAGCGGCACGGGAGGTCGAGCTGCCCGGCACCGGCGACGGTCGTCACTACGCCGTGACAGGTCCCCACCCCCGGCGCACCTCTCTGCCGCAGCACCGGCCTTCCTCAGCCCTGTCACGCGCCCTTCAGCCAGCCCTTCCGCGCGCCCGCACGTCCGGGGCGGCGCGACACGCCCCCCGGCCGCAGACGGGCCGGTCCCCGGCGCCACCGCCACGCACCGGAGTCGTCTCCGGTCACCACCCCCGAGGGATCAGGAAATGAGCACGATCGACCCCGCCGACCGCGAGGTGACCTCACCGGCGCGGGTGCCGGCCGACGGCGAGGCCGAATGCGGCCTCACCGTGGCCGAGTTGGAGGCGGAGATCGACCGGCTGCGCACCGAGGTGACGCAGTTGCGGCACGCGATGGCGAGCCGCAGCGTCATCGACCAGGCACGAGGCATGGTGATGGTGATGGCCCGCTGCCCTCCACAAGTCGCCTGGGAGGTCCTGGTGGAGGTCTCGCAGCACACCAACACCAAATTGCGCGACGTCGCCATGGCGCTGGTCGCCACCGCACAGGGCCGCACCAGGCTGCCCCAGCCGCTCGGCGCGGAACTCGCCGCCGCGCTGCGCCGCCGGAGGTGAGCCGGAGCGGACGAACGGGCCGGCGCGGCGGGCCCATGCCGTGGTGGCGCAGGGCCGTGGTGACGCGACCGGTCAGGGCAGAGGGGCGCCGCGGGCGGCGAGCCACAGGTCGTACCACTCCTGGTGGTCGAGGCGGGGCGCGCCCAACGCCGCGTCACGGCAGGCACGGATGCGCTCCGGGCGGGTGGAGCCAACGACCGGGACGACGGCCGCGGGGTGGCGTTGCAGCCACCACAGCAGCACCGTCTCGGGCGTGGTGCCCTTGTCCTGGGCCAGCCGCCGGACGAGCGCGGCGGTCTGCCGGTCCTCCGGGGTGACCGGGCGGCCGGTGTACCGGCCCTGGGCGAGGGAACCCCAGGCCTGCAGCGCGACCCCGTGGGCCCGGCAGTGCTCAAGGGTCCCGTGCGGGAAGCCGTTGCCGGCGGCCTCTGCGGTGTTGACCACGACGCCGGACTCCAGCCAGTCCCGGTGGTGCAGGCTCATCTCCAGCTGGTTCACCTCCAGCGGGAAGGGCAGCGACGCCTGGAGGTGGGCGATCTGCGGGCCGCTCATGTTCGAGACGCCGAAGCGGCGCACCAGCCCCTGCCGGTGCAGCGAGGTGAGCGCCTCCGCGACGTCGTCGGGGTCGGCGAGCGGGTCGGGTCGGTGCAGCAGCAGGACGTCGACGACGTCGGTGCGCAGCCGGGTCAGGCTCTCCTCGACGCGACGCACGACGGACGCGCCCCGCAGGTCGTAGTGGCCCGGACGGTCGCCGTCGGGGAGACGGATGCCGCACTTGGTCTGCAGGGTGAGGCGTTCGCGCAGGCCGGGGCTGCGGGCGAGGACCTCGCCGAAGACGGCCTCCGCCTTGCCGTGCCGGTAGATGTCGGCGTGGTCGAAGGTCGTGATGCCGCTGTCGAGCGCGGCCGCGACCGCCGCCTCCGCGGCGTCGACGTCGACCGGACCGTACGGTTCCGGCTGCCAGCTGCCGCCGAGACCCATGCATCCGTAGACGAGTCCGTTGCCTGCGCGGGGTCGAGTGGTCACCGGACCACCTTCGCACGGCGCCTCCGGCACGGGCTCCGGCGCCCCCGGACGCCCCCGGGCCTCCGCCCGCGCCTCGAACGATGTCCTGTTTCGAGGAGGCCGGCCGCTGCACGCCGGTCGTACCGCGACGAAGGGGCAGCCCGGGCACGTCCGGTCGCCGTGGCGCTCGGCAACGCCTCGCTGCTGGGCGTCGGTCACCTCCTACGTGAGCGATGTCGGACCGCCGTCGCAGCAGGACGTCGACGCGTCCACGTCCGACGTGCGCCACGTTCGACCCGCTGACCAGCCGCCGGCCGGGGGGCGGGGGGTCAGCCCGCCGGCCGGATCCGGAGCACGGTGCTCCCGTCGCGGATGCCGTGGCGGCGCAGCCGCCGTTGCTGGAGAAGCCGGAGCGCGTGAGCGTGGTCATTATCCGCACGTCCTCGTCGCCGACAGCCGTCACCCGGAGCATGCCGAGGCCGAAGCGGTCCGGGAGCGGCAGCGTGACGGGACCGGGCACCTCGATCTCGCAGCTGCCGTCCGCGCAGGCCCGCAGATCCTCGCCGTCGGCGGCAGCCGGCAGCCGCGGCGGCACGGACGTGGACCGGGACGGGAACGGGCTCGCCGAGGGGGTGGACGCGGCGGAGCCGGAAGGGGAGGCGTCCTTCGCCCCGGCCTCCCCCGGCGCGCGGCGGGTCAGCCGCGGGCGGCCGCTTCGACGCGGTCCGCGGCCTGGGCCGGGCCGTCGACGGCGTGCATCTCCCGCTGCAGCGCACGGACACCGGCGAGCACGCTCTCGTCGGCGACGAGCCGCTCGGCCTCGGTGCGCAGCCGCTCGGGCGTGACCTCGTCCTGCGGCAGGTGCGCCCCGAGGCCGAGTTCCGCCAGCCGCTCGGCGATGAAGTGCTGTTCGGGCGTGTAGGGCACGGCGACCACGGGCGTGCCCAGGTACATCGCCTCCATCACGCTGTTGGTCCCACCGTGGGAGACGAAGACGTCGGCGCGGCGCAGGACCGACAGCTGGGGCACCCAGCTCATCAGCCGCACATTGTCGGGCACCGACCCGAGTTCGTCCCGGTCGACATGGTCGGCGGCCGCGACCACCACGTGCCAGTCGGTCCCGGCGAACGCCTCGATGTAGGTGCGCAGGATCGCCGCCTGGCCGTCGATCTGCATGCTGCCCCTGCTGACCAGGGCGACCGGTCGGCCCGGCTCCGGCTCTTCCCAGTCGGGCTCGTCGTCGCGGCTGCCCACGGAGGGGCCGACGAACGCGAACCGTTCGTCGAAGGTCTCGTGCGCGGGCTGGAAGGAACGCGGAAGGAACACCAGGTTCGACTCGTCGGCGGGCGCGTTGAACTCCTCCAGGGTCACGTGTGCCAGGCCGTGGTCCTTCAGCAACTGTCCCTGCTTGACGAAGAAGTCGATCAGCGCGGGATGGTGCGGATCGATCTCGTCGGCGAACAGCGACCCGATCTGCTGGGTGAGCGAGTACGTGTCGTTGGACGCCAGGGTCCCGAACATCTCGATCGCCGGGCGCTTCCACTTGCGAGCCAGCACCCGGCCCGCGGCGAACGTGCTGACGTCGTACAGCAGCACGTCGGGGATGTCGTCGCCGAACCCCTCCTCGAGCACGGGGACGGTGGCGATGCCCTCGTCGATCGACCGGACGGGCTCGTGGACCATGTACTCGGCGTCCATCGTGTCCGGCAGCTTCCGGGACGTCAGCCACGACTCGTAGCACAGGGCCCGGGCTCCCGCGGCGGTCACCTTCTCCTCGAACCTGCGGGTGGTCGCGAAGGTCACGCGGTGCCCGCGCCGTACGAGCTCCTCGACGATGGGGAGCGTCGGGCTGACGTGTCCGAACTCGGGAAGCGGCATGAAAGCCACGTGGTACGCCGACATGGCCGCAGCATGCCAGCGCACGCACCGGCCGGGCGTCGCTCCGGATGATGTCTGAGGACTTCATCAGTCCGCCCCTGCGCCACCGCTCCGGGCCGTGCGTCGAGAGCACCGAGGAGTACGCACCCGCCGGACGGAATGGCCGTGCGCCGACGCCCCGCTCCGGAGCAGAATCGGGACCATGGCGGACATGCGAGCGTTCCGGGACGCGGTTACCGACTGGGCGGCGGGCGGCGCCGACGAACCCGCACACACACTGGCCGCGCGGCTGGAGGTGCGGACCGCAGTGCTGCTGGAGGGGCCGAGCGACCTCGCGGCCGTGGAGACGCTGGCCGCGCTCCGCAGCCGCGACCTGGCGGGCGAGGGCGTGTGCGTCATCCCGATGGGCGGGGCGATGAGCGTCGGCCGCTACGCCGGCCTCCTCGGGCGTACCGGGCTGGGGCTGCGGCTGACCGGCCTGTGCGACGAGCGGGAGCGGGGCTACTACGACCGGGCTCTGGACCGGGCCCGCGCGCCGCGCGACGGGATCTTCGTGTGCGTCCGGGACCTGGAGGAGGAACTGATCCGCGCGCTGGGCGTGGCGAGGGTCGAGGAGATCGTGGAGGACGAGGGCGACCTGCGGGCCTGGCGGACCTTCGTCCGCCAGCCCGCCCAGCGCAGCGAGTCGCCCGAGCAGCAGATGCGGCGCTTCCTGGGCACGAAGAAGGGCCGCAAGATCCGCTACGGCACGCTCCTGGTCGGAGCCCTCGACGGCCGCCGGACTCCCGCGCCCCTCGACGGCCTCCTGGCGAGTCTGTGACGTCGGCATTGGCCAGGGCGTCGATGACGCCGTGGGTTCGCTGCCGCGTTGATGTGGGGGGGACGACCCCGGGCAGCGAGGGCGACGCCCACCGCAGCCGCCCCGCCGGATCGGCGATGACCTGCACGTTCAGCCCGCGCTTCGTATGTTGACCGTGCCGCACGTGGGCCAAGACCGGCAGAACCTGTCCCCCCTCAGTCAGCTTCGCCACCGCTCGCCCTGTTCGCGGCGATGTGCGGCCAGGTCGCGGGCGAGGAAGCGCAGGGTCGAGGTGGACAGATCGGCGCCGGCTGGGTGGACAACCACGCGGAAGCTCCTGGCAGGACGACTGGAATCCGACACCCCCCGTCTACCAGGAACGTTCTCTACGCCCGCTGGGCTAGCACAGAAGTCACGCGGAAGCGGCAGGGACGGGCGGACGAGAAAACGGACCCCGTTCGTGGTCACGAACGGGGCCTGAGACAAGATCGCCGGTGCGTCGGTCACGCCGCTGGCCGCGATCTTGATCGACTGACCGCGACATCGCAGGACAGGCGACCGGAAAAGTGGTGTCCGAGGGGGGACTTGAACCCCCACGCCCGATAAAGGGCACTAGCACCTCAAGCTAGCGCGTCTGCCATTCCGCCACCCGGACAGGGTGTCCCGCACGGCGTGCGCCGCGCTGACGGGACACACCATACCAAGGATCCGCGGTGCTCCTCACCTGGGTAAACCGGGACGGAGGAGAGCCCCGGGCGGGGCCCTCCTCCGTGGTTCACGGGTTCGGCGTCAGCGGTGGCTCTTCATGAGCTGCCCGCGCACGGCACCGGCCGGGAAGCGGTCGTTGTGGACGTTGACGTAGAAGAAGAACGGGTCCTTCTTGATGCCCTCAAGCTCCCAGAAGGTCAGGACGCGGGCGGCGTTGTTCGGGTTCTGCCAGCTGCGGGCGCGGATGCAGTCCGAGACGGCGCCGTTGCGCGGCGGGGTCTTGAGGGTGACGGCGATCGGACCGGCCTCGCCGCGGGGGCCGAAGTGGATGTGGGCGGCGGTCGGGGTGGCGACACGGCGGACGCTCAGCTTGTAGCAGAAGGTGCCGTTCTCGATCTTGTAGCGGAAGCGGCCTTCGCCGTTCCCGTCGCCGGGGCCGGGCACCTCCTGCTCGCCGTCGAGGTGGGCCCAGCCGGTGACCTTGTGCTTGCCGCCGCCCATCGCGTCGGCGCCGGCCGGCGCGGCCACGGTGGTGAGCAGGACCGAGGCGCCCA encodes the following:
- a CDS encoding aldo/keto reductase — protein: MTTRPRAGNGLVYGCMGLGGSWQPEPYGPVDVDAAEAAVAAALDSGITTFDHADIYRHGKAEAVFGEVLARSPGLRERLTLQTKCGIRLPDGDRPGHYDLRGASVVRRVEESLTRLRTDVVDVLLLHRPDPLADPDDVAEALTSLHRQGLVRRFGVSNMSGPQIAHLQASLPFPLEVNQLEMSLHHRDWLESGVVVNTAEAAGNGFPHGTLEHCRAHGVALQAWGSLAQGRYTGRPVTPEDRQTAALVRRLAQDKGTTPETVLLWWLQRHPAAVVPVVGSTRPERIRACRDAALGAPRLDHQEWYDLWLAARGAPLP
- a CDS encoding macrolide family glycosyltransferase produces the protein MSAYHVAFMPLPEFGHVSPTLPIVEELVRRGHRVTFATTRRFEEKVTAAGARALCYESWLTSRKLPDTMDAEYMVHEPVRSIDEGIATVPVLEEGFGDDIPDVLLYDVSTFAAGRVLARKWKRPAIEMFGTLASNDTYSLTQQIGSLFADEIDPHHPALIDFFVKQGQLLKDHGLAHVTLEEFNAPADESNLVFLPRSFQPAHETFDERFAFVGPSVGSRDDEPDWEEPEPGRPVALVSRGSMQIDGQAAILRTYIEAFAGTDWHVVVAAADHVDRDELGSVPDNVRLMSWVPQLSVLRRADVFVSHGGTNSVMEAMYLGTPVVAVPYTPEQHFIAERLAELGLGAHLPQDEVTPERLRTEAERLVADESVLAGVRALQREMHAVDGPAQAADRVEAAARG
- a CDS encoding TOPRIM nucleotidyl transferase/hydrolase domain-containing protein, yielding MADMRAFRDAVTDWAAGGADEPAHTLAARLEVRTAVLLEGPSDLAAVETLAALRSRDLAGEGVCVIPMGGAMSVGRYAGLLGRTGLGLRLTGLCDERERGYYDRALDRARAPRDGIFVCVRDLEEELIRALGVARVEEIVEDEGDLRAWRTFVRQPAQRSESPEQQMRRFLGTKKGRKIRYGTLLVGALDGRRTPAPLDGLLASL
- a CDS encoding CHRD domain-containing protein — its product is MRVVSLAAAAALGASVLLTTVAAPAGADAMGGGKHKVTGWAHLDGEQEVPGPGDGNGEGRFRYKIENGTFCYKLSVRRVATPTAAHIHFGPRGEAGPIAVTLKTPPRNGAVSDCIRARSWQNPNNAARVLTFWELEGIKKDPFFFYVNVHNDRFPAGAVRGQLMKSHR